One genomic region from Paramormyrops kingsleyae isolate MSU_618 chromosome 24, PKINGS_0.4, whole genome shotgun sequence encodes:
- the LOC140582239 gene encoding nicotinamide/nicotinic acid mononucleotide adenylyltransferase 1-like: MVPKKTNVVLLSCGSYNPVTNMHLRMFELAREHLQIKGHYEVVKGITSPVGDGYNEKGLIEASHRVEMAKLAVENHSWIEVDSWESRQAEWLETVKVLRHHRQELLSQELDWHNEGLHTLRCALLNCRSLTDKTAFLNDLTVAKNLDMLLLVETWQKPEDNLHLNRLTPLGYSFLCKPRLTGRGGGLAVIHRDCVKTFQFCLINPVLFAGAASGSSAPSLCTMPRSRSRAVQNHDGTSGSFVGISDHKLVEFSFSYPLPSELSMSMSVDASCLRDEPRLMLLCGADMLNSFVVPGLWKPEHIEEIIKNFGLVCITDDGSDLEAIIQGSDDLRPHFHNIHMVCESTVKESSADIPRMLQCGQTVQNLLPQPVLSYIRQRRLYTAENEQRNADVMSAPLQKHAGKHD, translated from the exons ATG GTACCAAAGAAAACCAATGTGGTGCTGCTGTCTTGTGGCTCCTACAACCCAGTCACAAACATGCACTTGCGCATGTTTGAACTGGCACGTGAGCACCTGCAGATCAAAG GACATTATGAAGTTGTGAAGGGGATCACATCACCAGTGGGCGATGGCTACAACGAGAAGGGCCTGATCGAGGCCAGCCATCGGGTGGAAATGGCCAAGCTGGCGGTAGAGAACCACAGCTGGATTGAGGTGGACAGCTGGGAGAGCAGGCAGGCCGAATGGCTGGAGACAGTCAAAGTGCTAAG GCATCACCGGCAGGAACTGCTCTCCCAGGAACTAGACTGGCATAACGAAGGACTACACACTCTCCGCTGTGCGCTCCTGAACTGTAGGTCGCTGACGGATAAGACTGCTTTCCTCAACGACCTGACTGTTGCTAAAAATCTGGACATGTTGCTGCTTGTGGAAACATGGCAGAAACCAGAAGATAACTTGCACCTAAATCGACTTACACCTCTGGGTTATAGTTTTCTATGTAAACCCCGTCTGACGGGCAGGGGTGGTGGTCTAGCCGTGATACACCGTGACTGTGTTAAAACC tttcagttttgtttaataaaccctgttttgtttgctggagccgcaagtgggtcgtccgccccttctttgtgcaccatgcctcgttcccgttcccgtgccgtccaGAACCATGACGGTACATCTGGTTCATTCGTTGGAATCTCAGATCACAAGCTGGTGGAATTTAGTTTCAGTTATCCACTGCCAAGTGAATTATCCATGTCTATGTCTGTCGATGCTTCCTGTCTTCGTGACGAGCCACGGTTGATGCTTCTCTGTGGTGCTGACATGCTGAACTCCTTTGTGGTGCCGGGGCTGTGGAAGCCCGAGCACATCGAGGAGATCATCAAAAACTTTGGACTGGTGTGCATCACCGACGATGGATCCGACCTGGAGGCCATTATTCAGGGCTCCGACGACCTCCGGCCACATTTCCACAACATCCACATGGTGTGCGAGTCGACGGTCAAGGAGTCGAGCGCAGACATCCCCCGCATGCTGCAGTGTGGTCAGACTGTGCAGAACCTGCTGCCTCAACCGGTCCTCAGCTACATCCGGCAGCGGCGCCTCTACACCGCTGAGAATGAGCAGAGGAACGCAGATGTTATGTCGGCTCCTCTGCAGAAACATGCAGGGAAGCATGACTGA